A genomic window from Candidatus Thiocaldithrix dubininis includes:
- the ftsY gene encoding signal recognition particle-docking protein FtsY — protein MFGFGKKKKPELTDGNSATPETQSTPTPAEPQGLFARLKRGLTKTGNTLTEGMSTLVLGKKKIDEEVLEELETNLLTADVGMEATRAIMSDLSTQVSRNELADLDALKQALYNKMVRILRPVMQPLVIDNQQHQPYVILMVGINGAGKTTTIGKLAKKFQEDGKSVMLAAGDTFRAAAVEQLTVWGERNNIPVIAQGSGADTASVIYDAVQAAKSRKVDVLLADTAGRLHTQTNLMDELKKVKRVIQKFDNTAPHEIMLIVDASIGQNALVQARQFNEALGLTGITVTKLDGTAKGGIVFAIAEQLKIPVRFVGVGEGIDDLQAFNAYEFTSALLGGTADTP, from the coding sequence ATGTTTGGATTTGGAAAGAAAAAAAAGCCAGAATTGACAGATGGTAATTCTGCAACGCCAGAAACACAAAGCACCCCAACCCCAGCCGAACCTCAAGGCTTATTTGCTCGGCTAAAGCGTGGTTTGACTAAGACCGGCAATACTCTAACTGAGGGCATGAGCACCTTAGTGCTGGGCAAGAAAAAAATTGATGAAGAAGTTTTAGAAGAGCTTGAAACCAATCTCTTAACAGCGGACGTGGGCATGGAAGCGACCCGTGCCATTATGAGCGACTTAAGTACGCAAGTTAGCCGTAATGAATTGGCAGATTTGGACGCACTCAAACAAGCATTGTATAACAAAATGGTGCGTATTTTACGCCCGGTTATGCAGCCCTTAGTGATTGATAACCAACAACATCAGCCTTACGTCATTTTAATGGTGGGCATTAATGGCGCGGGTAAAACCACCACAATTGGTAAGTTAGCCAAAAAATTCCAAGAAGACGGCAAATCGGTGATGTTAGCGGCAGGTGACACTTTCCGTGCTGCCGCCGTTGAACAATTAACCGTCTGGGGCGAGCGCAATAATATTCCGGTGATTGCACAAGGCAGCGGTGCAGATACCGCATCCGTGATTTATGACGCCGTACAAGCCGCCAAATCTCGTAAAGTTGATGTGTTATTAGCCGATACCGCCGGGCGTTTACACACGCAAACCAATTTAATGGATGAATTGAAAAAAGTTAAACGGGTCATCCAGAAGTTTGATAACACTGCACCGCATGAAATTATGCTGATTGTGGATGCCAGCATTGGGCAAAATGCCTTAGTGCAAGCTCGACAATTTAATGAAGCGTTAGGGTTAACAGGTATTACGGTTACCAAATTAGACGGTACTGCTAAAGGCGGTATTGTGTTTGCTATCGCCGAGCAGTTAAAAATTCCAGTGCGCTTTGTAGGCGTAGGCGAAGGGATTGATGATTTACAAGCATTCAATGCCTATGAATTCACCAGTGCCTTACTTGGTGGTACAGCCGACACCCCATGA
- a CDS encoding ABC transporter permease, giving the protein MNKLETTIERAQQESFAHRVWRKTWKQLGARLGFYWVGILVLVGVFAPFLANSMPLLMSKDGHISAPLLHYLQAEDYIVLAMFMTALALTRVNWLLGKRILVFIGVTLSSVILAITLVKPPQIQDYAAFRHDPAYTQVDWRIMPLIPYAPTDYLRDYPEHSLEAPLAAAPERIHLMGTQEDGADVFSRMIHASRIALSIGLIATSIAMLIGVIVGGLMGYFGGWVDMLGMRLVEIFEAIPTLFLLLTFVAFYGRSLYMMMVIIGVTGWSGYARYIRAEFLRLRKQDYVQAAITSGLPTYAILFKQMLPNGIAPLLVGASFGVASAILAEATLSFLGLGLVGEPSWGQMLEQAVKASVFNWWMAVFPGGAIFLTVFAYNLIGEAFRDAIDPTLSRKAGVVG; this is encoded by the coding sequence ATGAATAAACTCGAAACGACTATAGAACGCGCTCAGCAAGAATCCTTTGCACATCGAGTCTGGCGTAAAACGTGGAAGCAACTGGGGGCGCGTTTAGGCTTTTACTGGGTGGGTATTTTAGTGCTAGTGGGGGTATTTGCGCCGTTTCTAGCAAATTCCATGCCCTTACTTATGAGTAAAGACGGGCATATTTCCGCACCCTTATTACATTATCTGCAAGCCGAAGATTACATCGTGCTGGCAATGTTTATGACAGCCTTAGCTTTAACGCGAGTGAATTGGCTACTAGGCAAGCGCATTTTAGTGTTTATAGGCGTTACCTTAAGCAGCGTTATATTAGCCATTACTTTAGTTAAACCGCCACAGATTCAAGATTATGCCGCATTTCGGCATGATCCGGCTTATACCCAAGTCGATTGGCGCATTATGCCGCTGATTCCTTATGCTCCCACCGATTATTTACGTGATTATCCCGAACACAGTTTAGAAGCACCGTTAGCCGCCGCACCTGAACGCATTCATTTAATGGGAACACAAGAAGACGGGGCGGATGTATTCAGCCGTATGATTCACGCCTCGCGTATTGCCTTAAGCATTGGCTTAATTGCTACCAGTATTGCCATGTTGATTGGGGTAATCGTGGGCGGTTTAATGGGTTATTTTGGCGGCTGGGTCGATATGTTAGGCATGCGCTTGGTCGAAATTTTTGAAGCTATTCCAACGCTGTTTCTATTACTGACCTTTGTGGCTTTCTACGGGCGCAGCTTATACATGATGATGGTGATTATTGGTGTAACGGGCTGGTCGGGTTATGCGCGTTATATTCGTGCCGAATTTTTACGTCTACGCAAGCAAGACTATGTGCAAGCTGCCATTACCAGCGGTTTACCCACTTACGCCATTTTATTTAAACAAATGCTACCCAATGGCATAGCGCCGTTATTAGTTGGGGCAAGTTTTGGTGTTGCCTCGGCTATTTTGGCAGAAGCTACCTTAAGCTTTTTAGGCTTAGGTTTAGTCGGTGAGCCGTCCTGGGGGCAAATGTTAGAGCAGGCGGTTAAAGCTTCGGTGTTTAATTGGTGGATGGCGGTGTTTCCGGGAGGCGCAATTTTTCTCACGGTATTTGCCTATAACTTAATAGGTGAAGCCTTCCGCGATGCCATTGATCCCACCTTATCACGTAAAGCGGGAGTGGTCGGATGA
- a CDS encoding DUF423 domain-containing protein — protein MQAQRFLLIASVFGALAVILGAFGAHSLEKAVDAKMLQRFHTGVEYQFYHTFALLVVGLLAQHSPQRYLQYAGYAFITGILLFSGSLYLYVLSGVTAIAIITPLGGTAFIIGWVCLAFAVKAKAD, from the coding sequence ATGCAAGCTCAGCGATTTTTATTAATAGCCAGTGTGTTTGGCGCATTAGCCGTCATACTGGGGGCATTTGGTGCACATAGTTTAGAAAAGGCGGTCGATGCCAAAATGTTGCAACGCTTTCATACTGGCGTGGAATATCAGTTTTATCATACCTTTGCGTTATTGGTCGTAGGCTTGTTAGCCCAACACAGTCCGCAGCGTTATCTACAATACGCGGGTTATGCATTTATTACGGGTATTTTGTTGTTTTCAGGCAGTTTATACCTATATGTACTCAGCGGCGTAACCGCTATTGCCATAATTACGCCGCTAGGTGGCACAGCCTTTATTATTGGCTGGGTATGCTTAGCCTTTGCGGTAAAAGCTAAAGCTGATTAA
- a CDS encoding pitrilysin family protein, whose translation MLKKMIVLAVALISLSSTTLSWAAPKIESWTTANGLRVYYVAAPELPMVDLSLVFDAGSARDGSKQGLSMLTNSMLNKGAAGLSEDQIAEQFESIGANFASGTSMDNASVGLRTITIDKELNKAVELWLTVVAKPDFPQKDFERVQKLTLVGLEAEKQSPETLAGKAFAKAVYADHPYGQSENGTEATISALTVADLKAFYQQYYVAKNGLLVIVGALDKAQAEKLAQQVAAVLPSGEKAPALPEVKPLTEAKTVKIPYPATQAHIIVGQAGDKRVDPDYFTLYMGNQILGGSGFTSRLMKEVRTDRGLSYSVYSYFAPMAQLGTFQIGLQTKKEQTEQALTVVRDVLNKFEKDGVTTAELDASKKDVTGGFPLRTANNSQIASYVGVIGFYELPLDYLDMFTNKINAVTPAQIADAFQRRIQPDKMVTVIVGGEDAQPKDSKANAQAQPNAQGQ comes from the coding sequence ATGTTAAAAAAAATGATTGTGTTGGCTGTCGCCCTTATTAGTTTAAGCAGTACTACGCTGAGTTGGGCTGCACCGAAAATTGAATCGTGGACGACCGCTAACGGTTTACGAGTGTATTACGTTGCCGCTCCTGAATTGCCAATGGTGGATTTAAGCTTAGTCTTTGATGCGGGTAGCGCCCGTGACGGTAGCAAGCAAGGCTTAAGCATGTTGACCAACAGTATGTTGAATAAAGGCGCTGCGGGTTTAAGCGAAGATCAGATTGCTGAACAGTTTGAGTCTATCGGCGCAAACTTTGCGTCGGGCACGTCAATGGATAATGCGTCTGTGGGTTTACGCACCATTACGATAGATAAAGAGCTGAATAAAGCGGTCGAGCTTTGGTTAACAGTGGTAGCGAAACCAGATTTTCCACAAAAAGACTTTGAGCGGGTACAGAAACTAACCTTAGTCGGCTTAGAAGCAGAAAAGCAAAGCCCAGAAACCTTAGCAGGTAAAGCTTTTGCCAAAGCGGTATATGCCGATCACCCCTATGGGCAGTCAGAAAATGGCACAGAAGCCACTATTTCTGCGTTAACAGTTGCTGATTTGAAAGCATTTTATCAACAGTATTATGTGGCGAAAAATGGTCTCTTAGTGATTGTGGGGGCTTTGGATAAAGCGCAAGCCGAAAAGTTAGCGCAACAAGTGGCAGCGGTATTGCCAAGTGGCGAAAAAGCTCCTGCCTTACCAGAGGTTAAACCCTTAACCGAAGCCAAGACGGTTAAAATTCCCTATCCTGCTACGCAAGCGCATATTATTGTGGGGCAGGCGGGTGATAAACGTGTTGACCCAGACTATTTCACCCTCTATATGGGCAATCAGATTTTGGGGGGGAGTGGTTTCACCTCGCGTTTAATGAAAGAAGTCCGTACAGATCGCGGTTTAAGTTATAGCGTGTATAGTTACTTTGCACCAATGGCGCAACTAGGTACATTCCAGATTGGTCTACAAACTAAAAAAGAACAAACTGAACAGGCCTTAACGGTCGTGCGGGATGTGTTAAATAAGTTTGAAAAAGACGGTGTAACCACGGCTGAATTAGATGCCTCTAAGAAAGATGTGACGGGTGGTTTTCCTTTACGTACCGCCAATAATAGCCAGATTGCCAGCTATGTGGGCGTCATCGGTTTCTATGAATTACCGCTGGATTATTTAGACATGTTCACTAACAAGATTAATGCCGTAACACCTGCGCAAATTGCGGATGCCTTTCAACGTCGGATACAGCCCGATAAAATGGTAACGGTTATTGTCGGCGGTGAAGACGCACAACCTAAGGATAGTAAAGCGAATGCACAAGCCCAGCCAAACGCGCAAGGGCAGTAG
- the ftsX gene encoding permease-like cell division protein FtsX, whose translation MSDSKPALPSLRKPQTKTSPSRLASWWNQQAAAIKFSMERLWFNPLSTWMTLAAIAIALSLPTGLNLMLKNLQSLTDSKREVPTMSLFLKQSVSEQQAKDLAELLSDLPEVSKVEVVTKEQALEDFRKITGFAETLETLGENPLPNVLILTPRLSLLSQQETTTEQFAEKLKKYSQIESVQIDVEWVERLKAILEIAQRVVLVVGLLLSLTVLLVVGNTIRLDIENRKDEIYVTRLLGATNQYIRRPFIYGGLWLGLFGGILSLVIVQLALLLLVPPVQHLSSLYGGEFTLKGVDTVMTLQILAASCALGMAGAWLAASQHLWKEQ comes from the coding sequence ATGAGTGACAGCAAACCCGCCTTACCTAGCCTACGCAAACCACAAACTAAAACCAGCCCCAGTCGCTTAGCAAGCTGGTGGAATCAACAAGCCGCTGCTATTAAATTCAGTATGGAACGCTTATGGTTTAATCCACTGTCAACGTGGATGACCTTAGCCGCGATTGCCATTGCGTTATCGCTGCCGACTGGCTTAAATCTTATGCTGAAAAACTTGCAATCCTTAACCGATAGTAAGCGCGAAGTGCCAACCATGAGCTTATTTCTCAAGCAATCGGTTAGTGAGCAACAAGCCAAAGACTTAGCTGAATTACTGTCAGATTTGCCCGAAGTTAGCAAGGTCGAGGTCGTCACTAAAGAACAAGCCTTGGAAGACTTTCGCAAAATTACAGGCTTTGCTGAAACCTTAGAAACGCTGGGCGAAAATCCTTTACCCAATGTTTTGATTCTGACCCCACGCTTATCGTTATTAAGTCAGCAAGAAACCACTACAGAACAATTTGCCGAAAAACTGAAGAAATATTCGCAAATTGAAAGCGTACAGATTGATGTGGAGTGGGTGGAGCGCTTAAAAGCTATTCTTGAAATTGCGCAACGCGTGGTGTTAGTCGTTGGTTTATTACTCAGTTTGACCGTGTTATTGGTGGTCGGCAATACCATTCGTTTGGATATTGAAAACCGCAAAGACGAAATCTACGTCACACGTTTATTAGGCGCAACCAATCAATATATCCGCCGCCCGTTTATTTACGGTGGTTTATGGCTAGGTTTATTCGGCGGCATTCTGAGCCTTGTTATTGTGCAATTGGCGCTACTGTTACTCGTACCGCCCGTGCAACATTTATCCAGTCTCTACGGCGGCGAATTTACCTTAAAAGGCGTGGATACCGTTATGACGCTGCAAATTTTAGCCGCCAGTTGTGCGCTAGGCATGGCAGGCGCTTGGTTAGCTGCCAGCCAACATTTGTGGAAAGAACAATAG
- a CDS encoding dipeptide ABC transporter ATP-binding protein — protein sequence MSEVLLDVQHLQTYLKSGEQLVKAVDDISFQIPKGETFCLVGESGSGKSITALSIMRLLPQGIASHPAGEIWFQGQNLLSLDDAALRTIRGSQIAMIFQEPMTSLNPVFTVGEQIMEALQLHHPELSDEAAQQRTIDALTQVQMPNPDQRFYDYPHQLSGGQRQRVMIAMALACDPELLIADEPTTALDVTVQAEILKLLRHLQAETGMSILLITHDFGVVAQMAQQVGVMQYGKLVEVGQASQVLTAPQHAYTRKLLASVPENLVKPARSSASVTLGTVEQAELPPLIQTQAIKVWFPVKKGIFRRTVNHIKAVDDVSLSIPRGQIVALVGESGCGKTTLGRAIIRLESVTAGTIHLDQQDLTALNQRQLRPLRPKMQMVFQDPQSSLNPRLLIATTLTDPLKVHGIGKTEAERIELAAQALESVQLKRDYLWRYPHEFSGGQRQRIGLARALVLNPEFIVCDEITSALDVSVQAEILQLLLKIRDERNLTLLFITHNISVVEYLSDEIVVMYQGKIVEQGQTADVCRNPQNPYTQKLLAAVPRLH from the coding sequence ATGAGTGAAGTGCTATTAGACGTCCAACACTTGCAAACCTATTTAAAAAGCGGCGAGCAACTGGTTAAAGCGGTTGATGACATTAGCTTTCAGATTCCAAAAGGCGAAACCTTTTGTCTAGTGGGCGAATCGGGGAGTGGTAAATCGATTACAGCTTTGTCGATTATGCGCCTATTGCCACAAGGCATTGCCTCACATCCGGCGGGTGAAATTTGGTTTCAGGGGCAAAACTTGCTGAGCCTTGATGATGCGGCTTTACGCACCATACGCGGCTCACAAATTGCCATGATCTTTCAAGAGCCCATGACTTCGCTCAATCCGGTGTTTACGGTGGGTGAGCAAATTATGGAAGCCCTGCAATTACACCACCCCGAATTAAGCGATGAAGCCGCACAACAACGCACGATAGACGCGTTAACACAAGTGCAAATGCCGAATCCAGACCAGCGTTTTTATGATTATCCGCATCAATTATCCGGTGGGCAGCGCCAGCGCGTCATGATTGCAATGGCATTGGCATGTGACCCTGAATTACTGATTGCCGATGAACCTACCACAGCTTTAGACGTGACAGTTCAGGCCGAAATTCTCAAATTACTACGCCACTTACAAGCCGAAACGGGCATGAGTATTTTATTAATTACGCATGACTTTGGCGTGGTTGCACAAATGGCGCAGCAAGTCGGCGTCATGCAATACGGGAAATTGGTGGAAGTGGGGCAAGCCTCACAGGTATTAACCGCGCCACAACATGCGTATACCCGAAAGTTATTAGCCTCTGTGCCTGAGAATTTAGTCAAACCTGCACGTTCAAGCGCTAGTGTGACGCTGGGCACGGTGGAGCAAGCCGAGTTGCCACCGTTAATACAAACGCAAGCGATTAAGGTTTGGTTTCCCGTGAAAAAAGGCATATTTCGTCGCACCGTTAACCATATTAAAGCCGTAGACGATGTAAGTTTAAGCATTCCACGCGGGCAGATTGTTGCGTTGGTGGGCGAATCGGGTTGCGGTAAAACTACGTTAGGGCGGGCGATTATTCGCTTAGAATCGGTAACCGCCGGTACGATCCATTTAGATCAGCAAGATTTAACGGCACTGAATCAACGCCAATTGCGCCCACTGCGTCCGAAAATGCAAATGGTGTTTCAAGACCCGCAATCCTCTTTAAATCCGCGTTTATTAATCGCCACTACTTTAACCGACCCCTTAAAAGTGCATGGCATTGGGAAGACGGAAGCAGAACGCATTGAACTCGCGGCGCAAGCCTTAGAAAGTGTGCAACTGAAACGCGATTATCTATGGCGTTATCCGCATGAATTTTCCGGTGGTCAGCGGCAACGCATTGGTTTAGCGCGGGCATTAGTTTTGAATCCCGAATTTATTGTCTGTGATGAAATTACCAGCGCCTTAGATGTGTCGGTACAAGCTGAAATTCTGCAATTGCTATTAAAAATCCGTGATGAACGTAATCTCACTTTGCTGTTTATTACCCACAATATCAGCGTTGTGGAATACCTGAGTGACGAAATCGTGGTGATGTATCAAGGCAAAATTGTGGAGCAAGGTCAGACCGCCGACGTGTGCCGTAACCCGCAAAACCCGTATACTCAAAAGCTATTAGCCGCCGTGCCAAGGCTGCATTAA
- the ftsE gene encoding cell division ATP-binding protein FtsE — MIEFRQVSKKYPNTGQLALYNVSLNIESGEMVFITGHSGAGKSTLLKLIALLERPSKGEIFIGERSLANLSQSQIPNYRRRIGFIFQDPHLLYDRSVFDNISLPLRISGLSQPETKRRVQAAMDKVGLLGKEKISPLMLSAGEKQRVGIARAMVNKPTIILADEPTGNLDPELAQDIMYTFAQFNELGATVLIASHDHTLVERMQKRTIVLQKVAHE; from the coding sequence ATGATTGAATTTCGCCAAGTTAGCAAAAAATACCCCAATACCGGACAACTGGCGTTATATAACGTCAGTTTGAATATTGAATCGGGGGAAATGGTGTTTATTACCGGGCATTCGGGCGCGGGTAAAAGCACCTTATTAAAGCTAATTGCCTTGCTGGAACGCCCGAGCAAAGGCGAAATTTTTATTGGTGAGCGCTCCCTAGCTAACTTAAGCCAAAGCCAAATTCCCAACTATCGGCGGCGGATTGGCTTTATTTTTCAAGACCCGCATTTACTGTATGACCGCAGCGTATTCGATAATATTTCGCTGCCGTTACGTATTTCAGGCTTAAGCCAACCCGAAACTAAACGACGCGTACAAGCCGCTATGGATAAAGTGGGTTTGTTAGGCAAGGAAAAAATTTCACCTTTGATGTTATCAGCGGGTGAAAAGCAGCGGGTAGGTATTGCGCGGGCAATGGTTAATAAACCTACGATTATCTTAGCCGATGAACCGACCGGCAATCTTGACCCTGAATTAGCCCAAGATATTATGTATACCTTCGCGCAATTTAATGAATTGGGCGCTACTGTGTTAATTGCGAGTCACGATCATACGCTGGTTGAACGCATGCAAAAACGCACCATTGTGTTACAAAAGGTGGCACATGAGTGA
- a CDS encoding pitrilysin family protein, producing the protein MRRILTFTGKVRKIKTILVVSLGFAGFFIQPSTAIERIKPQVPVFEYKLDNGLKVLVKQDKRAPIAVVQLWYKVGSSYEPNGSTGISHVVEHMMFKGTKKYPTGEFNRIIAENGAEDNAFTSQDYTAYYQVIAADRLDVAFELESDRVRNLTLPPEEFKKEIQVVKEERRWRTEDKPIALTREQFEAVAFLNSPYKNPVIGWMPDLDAMTVEDLRAWYERWYAPNNATLVVVGDVDPEKVYALAKQYYGPLKPTEPIPVPKPQTEVKQIGSRYIKVKAPAELPYIMLGYKVPNMLSLQDKSEAYALEVLASILDGGNSSRFAKELIRGKEIASEASASYSGYGRMADLFTLGGMPAKGQKLETVKTALLEQIDKLKQAPVSSEELERVKAQVIASEIYERDSQQGQAMVIGSLESVGLGYKLADEYVDHILAVTPEQIQAVAKKYLVEDSLTVAELDPQPIDPNKPKFAPTFVR; encoded by the coding sequence ATGCGAAGGATACTAACATTTACCGGCAAAGTCCGTAAAATCAAAACAATTTTAGTGGTTTCCTTGGGGTTTGCAGGCTTTTTTATACAACCCAGTACGGCGATTGAGCGGATCAAACCGCAAGTGCCCGTATTTGAATATAAATTGGATAATGGTCTCAAAGTTCTGGTTAAACAGGATAAGCGTGCGCCCATTGCGGTGGTGCAACTTTGGTATAAAGTGGGTTCAAGCTATGAACCCAATGGCTCAACCGGCATTTCGCATGTGGTTGAACACATGATGTTTAAAGGCACGAAAAAATATCCAACGGGTGAATTTAACCGCATTATTGCGGAAAATGGCGCGGAAGATAACGCCTTTACCAGCCAAGACTACACCGCTTATTATCAAGTGATTGCTGCCGACCGTTTAGACGTGGCATTTGAGTTGGAATCAGATCGCGTCCGTAATTTAACTTTACCACCTGAAGAATTTAAAAAAGAAATTCAAGTGGTTAAGGAAGAACGTCGCTGGCGTACTGAAGATAAGCCCATTGCTTTAACCCGTGAACAATTTGAAGCGGTGGCGTTTTTAAATAGCCCGTATAAGAACCCTGTTATCGGGTGGATGCCAGATTTAGATGCCATGACTGTGGAAGATTTACGAGCGTGGTATGAACGCTGGTATGCGCCGAATAATGCTACGTTAGTGGTGGTCGGGGATGTTGATCCCGAAAAAGTCTACGCCTTAGCTAAGCAGTACTATGGTCCTTTAAAACCAACCGAACCTATTCCTGTGCCTAAACCGCAAACCGAAGTAAAACAAATCGGTTCGCGTTATATCAAGGTGAAAGCGCCTGCCGAGTTACCTTACATTATGTTGGGGTATAAAGTGCCGAATATGCTGAGTTTGCAAGATAAATCGGAAGCTTATGCCTTAGAAGTGTTAGCCAGTATTTTAGACGGTGGCAATAGTTCGCGCTTTGCTAAAGAGCTGATTCGCGGTAAAGAAATTGCTTCGGAAGCCAGTGCCAGTTATAGCGGCTATGGACGTATGGCAGATTTATTTACGTTAGGCGGTATGCCTGCCAAAGGACAGAAACTTGAAACGGTTAAAACCGCATTGTTAGAGCAGATTGATAAGCTCAAACAAGCACCGGTTAGCTCAGAAGAATTGGAACGCGTTAAAGCCCAAGTCATTGCTTCAGAAATTTACGAGCGTGATTCCCAACAAGGGCAAGCAATGGTGATAGGTTCACTAGAATCGGTAGGTTTGGGTTATAAATTAGCCGATGAATATGTCGATCATATTTTGGCTGTTACGCCTGAGCAAATTCAGGCAGTCGCTAAAAAATATTTAGTGGAAGACAGTTTAACAGTAGCCGAACTTGATCCGCAGCCGATTGATCCGAATAAACCTAAATTTGCGCCTACCTTTGTGAGATAA
- the rsmD gene encoding 16S rRNA (guanine(966)-N(2))-methyltransferase RsmD, with the protein MHKPSQTRKGSSNLLRIIGGEWRSRRLSFVDAPHLRPTPDRVRETLFNWLQGHLAGARCLDLFAGSGALGFEALSRGATQVVMVEKHTAAANALHQNIQLLQATGAQLINDDALRYLQRETQSFDLIFLDPPFRQDFLPKVLNLINARGLLKAEGLIYLEQEAEAQLDLGQFGLTIYRQTKAGQVQSLLLSAVKPSV; encoded by the coding sequence ATGCACAAGCCCAGCCAAACGCGCAAGGGCAGTAGTAATCTACTGCGCATTATTGGTGGGGAATGGCGGAGTCGACGCTTAAGCTTCGTCGACGCGCCGCATTTACGTCCTACCCCAGATCGAGTCCGCGAAACCTTATTTAATTGGTTACAAGGGCATCTAGCGGGGGCGCGTTGCTTAGATTTATTTGCTGGTAGTGGCGCATTAGGTTTTGAGGCTTTATCACGCGGTGCAACGCAAGTCGTCATGGTGGAAAAGCATACGGCTGCCGCGAATGCCTTACACCAAAATATTCAACTATTGCAAGCAACGGGCGCACAGTTGATCAATGATGATGCTTTGCGTTATTTGCAGCGGGAAACACAAAGCTTTGACCTGATTTTTCTAGACCCACCGTTTCGGCAAGATTTTTTGCCTAAGGTATTAAACTTGATTAATGCGCGTGGTTTGTTAAAAGCAGAGGGTTTGATTTATTTAGAGCAAGAAGCCGAAGCGCAATTGGATTTAGGCCAGTTTGGTTTGACGATTTATCGCCAAACCAAAGCCGGACAGGTGCAAAGTTTATTACTCAGCGCCGTTAAACCGTCAGTTTAG
- a CDS encoding rhodanese-like domain-containing protein has protein sequence MSMGLMDFVMDAKSRIQEVDIHAAEQLMHSGNYQVLDVREPAEFLSGTVIEHALHIPRGILEAAADKDYAAAIPALRDGRTQKWLVFCRSGGRGALAADTLQKMGFTHVVNVLGGVDAWSQAGKAMTVPDDAESLVQLKQPCIPVS, from the coding sequence ATGTCAATGGGCTTAATGGATTTTGTTATGGATGCCAAAAGCCGTATTCAAGAAGTAGATATTCATGCTGCTGAGCAATTAATGCATAGTGGTAACTATCAGGTCTTGGATGTACGCGAACCGGCTGAATTTTTATCAGGCACAGTGATTGAACACGCCTTGCATATTCCACGCGGAATTTTAGAAGCCGCCGCTGATAAAGACTACGCAGCGGCTATTCCTGCTTTGCGTGATGGTCGAACACAAAAGTGGTTAGTCTTCTGCCGTTCCGGTGGGCGTGGCGCATTGGCAGCCGACACCTTGCAAAAAATGGGCTTTACACACGTGGTCAATGTATTAGGTGGTGTAGATGCGTGGTCACAAGCAGGCAAAGCTATGACCGTGCCCGATGATGCAGAAAGCTTAGTGCAATTAAAACAGCCTTGTATTCCCGTCAGCTAA